A window of Apium graveolens cultivar Ventura chromosome 8, ASM990537v1, whole genome shotgun sequence contains these coding sequences:
- the LOC141677250 gene encoding uncharacterized protein LOC141677250 — MDSPPPQPEQKPLQSPPLHSDDADEDDQSVKQLQECSSLYLTLQDCLIKNDRNWKSCQREVQALKTCNDRRKK; from the exons ATGGATTCGCCACCACCTCAACCTGAGCAGAAGCCTTTGCAATCTCCACCACTGCACAGTGACGATGCAGATGAAGATGATCAAAGTGTAAAGCAGCTTCAGGAATGTTCCTCTCTCTACCTTACCTTGCAG GATTGTCTTATTAAAAATGATCGAAATTGGAAATCTTGTCAGAGAG AAGTTCAAGCTCTGAAGACTTGCAATGACCGAAGAAAGAAATGA